From a region of the Constantimarinum furrinae genome:
- a CDS encoding alpha-ketoacid dehydrogenase subunit alpha/beta, translating to MQTNPDTNSDLSFDDFKAEVLNDYKIAVTSRECSLLGRREVLTGKAKFGIFGDGKEVPQLAWAKAFKKGDWRSGYYRDQTLMMAIDKLDIQQFFAGLYAHTDIEADPMSAGRQMGGHFATHSLNEDGSWKNLTAQHNSSADISPTAGQMPRLLGLAQASKIFRNVKGIENKTQFSINGNEVAWGTIGNASTSEGLFWETINAAGVLQVPMVMSVWDDDYGISVHAKHQTTKENISEILKGFQRTEEEDGYEILRVNGWDYPALIETYQKAARIAREEHVPVLIHVKELTQPQGHSTSGSHERYKSEERLQWERDFDCNLKMREWMIASDIATDEQLSEMEKAIKKEVRDGKKAAWEAFLAPQKQEQHEAVTLLGNLAESSPNKNFIEKIKNELASDKEPLRRTIAAATRKALRYVVSENTSEKRQLIDWIDNYFETIQPKYSAHLYSEAKENARTIAEVKPQFDQNAEEVDARLVLRNNFDALFTKYPEAMIFGEDAGKIGDVNQGLEGMQEKYGELRVSDAGIREATILGQGIGLAMRGLRPIAEIQYLDYILYCLQIMSDDLVTVRYRTMGKQKAPLIVRTRGHRLEGIWHSGSQMGGLIHLLRGMYILVPRNMTKAAGFYNTLLETDEPALIVECLNGYRLKEKMPTNLGEFKTPIGVVETVKEGNDITLVSYGSTLRIVEEAAKELQQVGIDAEIIDVQSLLPLDLDHNMVKSVAKTNRLLVIDEDVPGGASAYILQHIVDEQNGYRHLDSKPQALAAKPHRPAYGTDGDYFSKPSSEDIFEKVYEIMHEANPEDFPKLR from the coding sequence ATGCAGACAAACCCCGATACAAATAGTGACCTTTCTTTCGACGATTTTAAAGCTGAAGTCCTTAACGATTACAAGATAGCAGTAACCAGCCGTGAATGTAGTTTGTTGGGAAGACGTGAAGTCCTAACCGGGAAGGCCAAATTCGGGATATTTGGTGACGGGAAGGAAGTCCCTCAATTGGCGTGGGCAAAAGCATTCAAAAAAGGAGATTGGCGCAGTGGATATTATCGCGATCAGACCCTTATGATGGCAATAGATAAGTTGGATATTCAGCAATTCTTCGCCGGACTTTATGCACATACCGATATTGAAGCCGACCCGATGAGTGCAGGGCGACAAATGGGCGGGCATTTTGCAACCCATAGCTTAAATGAGGATGGCAGCTGGAAAAATTTAACCGCACAACACAACAGTAGCGCTGATATCTCCCCCACGGCCGGACAAATGCCTCGCCTTTTGGGCCTGGCACAAGCCTCTAAGATCTTTAGAAATGTAAAGGGAATTGAGAATAAGACACAATTTTCGATCAATGGAAACGAAGTGGCCTGGGGAACGATTGGAAATGCCAGTACCAGCGAAGGACTGTTCTGGGAAACCATTAACGCAGCAGGAGTTTTGCAGGTTCCTATGGTGATGAGCGTTTGGGATGACGACTACGGAATATCGGTGCATGCAAAGCACCAGACCACCAAGGAAAATATATCTGAGATCCTTAAAGGCTTTCAACGCACTGAAGAAGAGGACGGTTACGAGATTCTTAGGGTTAACGGCTGGGACTATCCCGCCTTGATTGAAACCTATCAAAAAGCAGCACGAATTGCCCGGGAAGAACACGTTCCTGTACTTATTCATGTGAAGGAACTTACACAGCCACAGGGCCATTCTACCAGTGGTTCGCACGAACGTTACAAAAGTGAAGAGCGCTTGCAATGGGAACGCGATTTCGATTGCAACCTAAAAATGCGGGAGTGGATGATCGCGAGTGATATTGCTACCGATGAACAACTTTCAGAAATGGAAAAAGCCATTAAGAAGGAAGTTAGAGACGGAAAAAAAGCAGCATGGGAGGCGTTTTTAGCACCTCAGAAACAAGAACAGCACGAGGCGGTTACCCTATTGGGAAATCTTGCCGAGAGTAGCCCCAACAAAAATTTTATTGAAAAAATCAAGAATGAACTCGCTTCCGATAAGGAACCTTTAAGAAGAACCATTGCCGCTGCAACTCGAAAAGCCTTGCGCTATGTGGTTTCGGAAAATACATCGGAAAAAAGACAGCTCATAGACTGGATCGATAATTATTTTGAAACGATTCAGCCAAAATACAGTGCGCACCTCTATTCCGAAGCCAAAGAAAATGCCAGGACCATCGCCGAAGTAAAACCACAGTTCGACCAAAATGCTGAAGAAGTTGATGCCCGTTTGGTACTCCGAAATAATTTTGATGCCCTGTTTACCAAATATCCGGAAGCCATGATCTTTGGTGAAGATGCCGGAAAGATAGGTGATGTGAATCAGGGATTGGAAGGAATGCAGGAGAAGTATGGTGAATTGAGGGTAAGTGACGCCGGAATACGGGAAGCCACTATCCTTGGGCAAGGCATCGGACTCGCGATGAGAGGTCTACGCCCTATTGCCGAGATCCAATATCTGGACTATATATTGTATTGTCTTCAGATCATGAGTGACGATCTGGTTACGGTGCGCTACCGAACCATGGGAAAACAAAAAGCACCTTTAATTGTAAGAACCCGCGGACACCGTCTGGAGGGAATCTGGCACAGTGGTTCCCAGATGGGAGGTTTAATCCATTTGTTACGAGGAATGTATATTTTGGTACCACGCAATATGACCAAGGCTGCAGGCTTTTACAATACCCTTTTGGAAACCGATGAACCGGCACTTATCGTAGAATGTCTTAACGGTTACCGCCTTAAAGAGAAGATGCCTACGAATCTCGGTGAATTTAAAACACCCATTGGAGTTGTGGAAACCGTTAAAGAAGGAAACGACATTACCTTGGTTTCTTACGGAAGTACCTTAAGGATCGTTGAAGAAGCTGCCAAAGAACTGCAACAGGTTGGAATTGATGCCGAAATTATTGACGTGCAATCGCTACTGCCCTTAGATCTTGATCACAATATGGTAAAAAGTGTAGCAAAGACGAATAGACTTTTGGTCATTGACGAAGACGTACCGGGAGGAGCTTCAGCTTATATACTACAGCATATCGTGGATGAACAAAACGGATATCGACATCTGGACAGCAAACCACAGGCACTTGCGGCAAAACCTCACCGACCAGCCTATGGCACCGATGGCGATTATTTCTCAAAACCATCTTCTGAAGATATTTTTGAAAAGGTCTACGAGATCATGCATGAGGCAAATCCGGAGGATTTTCCCAAACTGAGATAG
- a CDS encoding DUF2306 domain-containing protein, whose protein sequence is MIRFLRLFFIVLSTIVVLILLVASVSKLLNLIAMHAGDLNFRPDSIETHYRDHLWLGYVHIVPGIIFLILGGYQFVPYFRNRYVTIHRLIGKLFLILSTIIFITAIALAAFYPFGNILESVVTFLFGSFLLYCTYKAYTTARNRKIAQHRKWVTRIYFIAIAVSTIRGIIALFMATGSDSMQSIFGLSFLIAFGIHLVLVELWIRYLAK, encoded by the coding sequence ATGATAAGATTTCTAAGACTGTTTTTTATAGTGCTAAGTACGATCGTTGTACTTATTCTGCTGGTTGCTTCGGTTAGTAAACTTTTAAATTTGATCGCCATGCATGCCGGTGATTTAAATTTTAGGCCTGACAGCATTGAGACGCACTATCGGGATCATTTATGGCTGGGATATGTACATATTGTTCCCGGAATTATCTTTTTGATCTTAGGAGGTTATCAATTTGTACCTTACTTCAGAAATCGATATGTAACGATTCACAGATTGATAGGAAAGCTCTTTTTGATCCTGAGCACGATAATCTTTATAACTGCTATTGCACTGGCCGCTTTTTATCCCTTCGGAAATATTCTGGAAAGTGTTGTCACATTTTTGTTTGGCAGCTTCCTTCTTTACTGTACTTACAAAGCCTATACCACTGCGCGAAACCGAAAGATCGCCCAGCACCGCAAATGGGTGACCCGAATCTACTTTATTGCGATCGCTGTCTCTACCATTCGGGGTATTATTGCGTTATTTATGGCTACAGGGTCAGACAGTATGCAATCCATTTTCGGATTGTCTTTTCTTATTGCCTTTGGTATTCATCTGGTTCTAGTGGAACTATGGATTAGGTATCTGGCGAAATAA
- the asnB gene encoding asparagine synthase B, translating into MCGIVCAFELKKRSEQLRPQLLEMAKCIRHRGPDWSGIFDDEKAILAHERLAIVDPTSGKQPLLSADKKLVLAANGEIYNHQELRKNLKQEYEFLTKSDCEVILALYREKGTDFLDDLNGIFGFALYDVENDSYLIARDHMGIIPLYIGWDKDGTFYVASELKALEGVCSKIELFPPGHYLDSREGEFKRWWTRDWMEYDSVKDNETSIEELREALDAAVHRQLMSDVPYGVLLSGGLDSSITSALAKKYADKRIESGDKDNAWYPQLHSFAIGLEGSPDLAAAQKVADHIGTVHHEIKFTIQEGIDAIRDVIYHVETYDITTIRASTPMFLLARAIKAMGIKMVLSGEGADEIFGGYLYFHKAPSAKDFHEENVRKLEKLHMYDCLRANKSLASWGIEGRVPFLDKEFMDVAMRLNPKDKMIVAGQASPKDKQAMEKWVLREAFGDMLPESVAWRQKEQFSDGVGYSWIDTLKEIVQQEVSDEQIANAKYRFPIQTPTSKEEFYYRSIFEEHFPSDAAALSVPSVPSVACSSPVALAWDESFKNMNDPSGRAVANVHDKAY; encoded by the coding sequence ATGTGCGGAATTGTATGTGCCTTCGAACTAAAAAAACGTTCTGAACAACTTCGTCCTCAACTCCTGGAAATGGCCAAATGTATCCGGCACAGGGGTCCGGACTGGAGCGGGATCTTCGACGACGAAAAAGCTATCTTGGCTCATGAGAGACTGGCCATTGTGGACCCAACCTCGGGAAAACAACCGTTACTTTCGGCCGACAAGAAATTAGTGCTAGCAGCAAATGGCGAAATTTATAATCATCAGGAACTACGGAAAAATTTGAAGCAGGAATATGAATTCCTTACCAAAAGTGACTGCGAGGTGATCCTAGCGCTCTATCGGGAAAAAGGAACCGACTTTCTTGACGACCTCAACGGTATCTTCGGATTTGCACTTTATGATGTAGAGAATGATTCTTATCTCATTGCGAGGGATCATATGGGGATCATCCCATTGTATATTGGTTGGGATAAGGACGGAACCTTCTATGTTGCTTCCGAATTAAAAGCGCTGGAAGGCGTATGTTCAAAAATAGAACTGTTTCCGCCGGGGCATTATCTGGATAGCCGGGAAGGAGAATTCAAACGATGGTGGACCCGGGACTGGATGGAATACGACAGTGTAAAGGACAACGAAACCAGTATCGAGGAGCTGCGGGAAGCGTTGGATGCGGCTGTGCACAGACAGTTGATGAGTGATGTACCCTATGGGGTATTGCTTTCGGGCGGATTGGATTCTTCGATCACTTCGGCTTTAGCCAAAAAATACGCCGATAAACGCATCGAAAGTGGCGATAAGGATAACGCATGGTATCCGCAACTGCATTCCTTCGCTATTGGTTTGGAGGGCTCTCCCGACCTGGCAGCGGCACAAAAAGTGGCAGACCATATTGGAACGGTACATCATGAGATAAAATTTACAATTCAGGAAGGGATCGATGCCATTCGTGATGTGATCTATCATGTGGAAACCTACGACATCACTACAATTCGCGCCAGCACTCCTATGTTTTTACTGGCAAGAGCCATAAAGGCTATGGGTATTAAAATGGTTTTGAGCGGTGAAGGTGCCGATGAGATCTTTGGGGGCTATTTGTACTTTCACAAAGCTCCAAGTGCCAAGGATTTTCACGAAGAGAATGTGCGAAAATTGGAAAAACTTCATATGTACGATTGTTTACGAGCCAATAAATCGCTGGCCTCATGGGGAATAGAGGGCAGAGTGCCATTTCTGGACAAGGAATTTATGGATGTGGCCATGCGCTTAAACCCCAAAGACAAGATGATCGTGGCCGGTCAAGCTAGTCCTAAAGACAAACAGGCCATGGAAAAATGGGTGCTTCGGGAGGCTTTTGGTGATATGCTGCCCGAAAGCGTGGCATGGAGACAGAAAGAACAGTTTAGTGACGGAGTGGGTTACAGCTGGATCGACACTCTAAAGGAGATCGTTCAGCAGGAAGTAAGCGATGAACAGATCGCCAATGCCAAATACCGTTTCCCAATTCAAACACCAACGAGCAAGGAAGAATTTTACTATCGTTCCATCTTTGAAGAACACTTCCCCAGCGATGCTGCAGCGCTTAGCGTACCATCGGTTCCTAGTGTTGCCTGTAGCAGTCCGGTTGCTCTGGCCTGGGATGAGAGTTTCAAAAATATGAATGATCCCAGCGGACGAGCAGTTGCGAATGTACATGACAAAGCCTATTAA
- a CDS encoding coiled-coil domain-containing protein, which translates to MNKVSIAMKEFGFLILSICMFTLGMHAQVGIGTTNPLAVLDIRASNQTNPASDDGILIPKIDEFPVIDPAVSQDGLFIFATGNGSVSKGFYYWDSSSSMWTALATGTGTDIDWYEEGTTTPPDNINDDIYHLGNLAIGKNTANYKLDIVENISAQGMRVELSGSNPGSKTGGGILVSNSNNGNHTALALSVTGNGSGLHNGIFNLLSGSGDGNQTGVFSRFDNAGGGNHFGNYNLFNGEGNGAHFGSSSIFSGSGSGIKIGVKNEFSNNDGYTYGLYNVFNGTLDKIRYGTYNAFTGSSDNSEYGTYHMMTSAGNGNRIGNSTSINGGGSGSKIGYQAYINPAIGGTHYGILSDVMKADGYAGYFIGRVSIGPDTPERYILPTSRGLNNQIIQTDGSGNTSWVTPDHFWSRTGTVLNLLNPGDDIVFQSDQTSITFKQSTAANPSPMIYMFDGGTSNSNRMVVSHSTAYTNFGIEYRDSTDSFVFRSSSSDLVEIDLFGGFPLRVYGVARADSFQSNTTTYPDYVFENYWNGFSEINPDYKFKTLSEIEKYIRANGHLPGVKSYQEIEENDMTINLAETSVTNLEKIEELFLYAIEANKKIEQLDAENALLRKHLKQQQEEIDTIKELISKE; encoded by the coding sequence ATGAATAAAGTTTCAATAGCTATGAAAGAGTTTGGATTCTTGATCCTTTCGATCTGTATGTTTACTCTTGGGATGCATGCTCAAGTTGGAATAGGAACTACGAATCCGTTGGCGGTTTTAGATATACGTGCATCCAATCAAACGAACCCGGCTAGCGACGACGGTATATTAATTCCGAAAATAGACGAGTTTCCGGTAATTGATCCTGCTGTATCTCAGGATGGTTTGTTCATATTTGCCACAGGAAACGGAAGTGTATCAAAGGGTTTTTATTATTGGGACAGCAGCAGTTCTATGTGGACTGCCTTGGCCACAGGAACCGGGACCGACATAGATTGGTATGAGGAAGGGACTACTACGCCGCCGGACAATATAAATGATGATATTTATCATTTGGGAAATCTCGCCATTGGCAAAAATACAGCTAATTATAAATTGGACATAGTAGAGAATATTTCTGCTCAAGGTATGAGAGTAGAGCTTAGTGGATCAAATCCAGGGTCAAAAACTGGTGGTGGAATTTTAGTAAGCAACTCTAACAATGGAAATCATACTGCGCTGGCCTTATCGGTTACCGGAAATGGGTCGGGATTGCACAATGGAATTTTTAATCTTTTGTCCGGATCAGGCGATGGCAATCAGACAGGAGTATTTAGCAGATTCGACAATGCAGGTGGAGGTAATCATTTCGGAAATTATAATCTGTTTAACGGGGAGGGAAACGGGGCTCATTTTGGTTCGAGTAGTATCTTTTCGGGGTCGGGATCAGGTATAAAAATTGGTGTGAAAAATGAATTTTCAAACAATGATGGTTATACCTATGGCCTATACAATGTGTTCAATGGTACACTTGATAAAATTCGATACGGAACCTACAATGCATTTACCGGAAGTAGTGATAATTCTGAATACGGAACTTACCACATGATGACTTCAGCCGGAAATGGAAACCGAATAGGAAATTCTACTTCAATTAATGGAGGAGGGAGCGGAAGTAAAATAGGATACCAAGCTTACATTAATCCGGCAATCGGAGGAACGCATTATGGTATTCTATCTGATGTAATGAAAGCTGATGGTTATGCCGGATATTTTATAGGAAGGGTTTCTATAGGACCGGACACACCCGAGCGATATATTCTTCCTACCTCAAGAGGGTTAAATAATCAAATTATTCAAACAGATGGAAGTGGTAATACAAGCTGGGTTACTCCAGATCATTTCTGGTCTCGCACGGGAACCGTTTTAAATCTCCTTAATCCCGGGGATGATATTGTTTTTCAAAGCGACCAGACCAGTATCACATTTAAACAAAGCACTGCTGCAAATCCCAGTCCTATGATCTATATGTTCGACGGTGGAACATCCAATTCGAACAGAATGGTCGTCTCTCATTCCACTGCCTATACCAATTTTGGAATAGAGTACAGAGATTCTACAGACAGTTTTGTCTTCAGGTCTTCTTCTTCAGATCTGGTGGAAATTGATTTGTTTGGAGGTTTTCCGCTTCGTGTTTATGGTGTAGCCAGGGCAGATAGTTTTCAGAGTAATACGACTACCTATCCCGATTATGTTTTTGAAAACTATTGGAATGGATTTTCAGAAATAAACCCTGATTATAAATTTAAAACCTTATCGGAGATTGAAAAATATATCAGGGCTAACGGACATCTGCCCGGTGTGAAGTCTTATCAGGAAATTGAAGAGAATGATATGACCATCAATTTGGCGGAGACTTCAGTAACGAATCTCGAGAAAATTGAAGAACTTTTTCTATATGCCATAGAAGCTAATAAGAAAATAGAACAGCTCGATGCCGAAAACGCTCTCCTAAGAAAGCACCTGAAACAACAACAAGAAGAGATCGATACAATAAAAGAGCTGATCTCAAAAGAATAA
- a CDS encoding tetratricopeptide repeat protein, producing MPRPLRTFVPEKGLYYFFFLLLPVLVTGQTANEKLQQGLDQFQVIENPRDAIDTLLGLHDIISETTDALQGQYYLNLGIGYGQINRADSSFYYLNKAEKIAKSEERNFLLAMIYNTRGLVYMGKAEHEESLIAFQEVMRLAEGAKDPKLQEVLSKTYGNLGGVYYQLGQIDKALGITKKSLILSETIKDTTEIALNHLRLAMVYNDLEDFENAISHLNTARTFFKNLDDSTMLVYAEKNLGDIFVKRELLDKALIHYQQAHNYAKALGEQEEYVLTLIDLSGLKLQRNNIKGAEEDAQIALSLSQEKGYANSEQDAFDLLYKIALKKGNVEQALGYRNEYIVLTDSLNNVEVKARVAALETQYETAKKEKEIQKLTYESQLSQADLKRTRNEFLFLMVGGILIIIVLLLFFITRFKKVKAEREAQTLQVEALQKRFMELHSSPSELSVDLNIDELNEKLQAPLTHREFETLKLCIAGKTNSEIGDQLFVSVSTVKFHLRNAYSKLGVNNRKEAFKFMLESI from the coding sequence ATGCCTCGCCCGCTTAGAACTTTTGTGCCTGAAAAAGGATTATATTACTTTTTCTTTCTGCTCTTACCTGTACTAGTAACTGGCCAAACTGCAAATGAGAAATTACAACAGGGTTTAGATCAATTTCAGGTCATTGAAAATCCACGAGATGCGATCGATACCTTGCTTGGTTTACATGATATAATTTCAGAAACCACAGATGCTTTACAAGGGCAGTATTATTTGAATTTAGGGATAGGGTATGGGCAGATAAACCGGGCAGATTCTTCTTTTTATTATCTCAATAAGGCCGAAAAAATTGCAAAATCTGAAGAGCGAAATTTTTTACTGGCCATGATCTATAATACGCGTGGACTGGTTTATATGGGGAAAGCAGAACACGAAGAATCGTTGATTGCCTTTCAGGAAGTAATGCGACTAGCTGAAGGCGCTAAAGACCCAAAGTTGCAGGAAGTTTTAAGTAAAACCTATGGAAATCTGGGTGGGGTGTACTACCAGCTTGGGCAAATTGACAAAGCTCTTGGAATTACAAAAAAGAGCCTGATTCTTTCCGAAACTATTAAAGACACCACAGAGATTGCTTTAAATCATTTACGATTGGCGATGGTATACAACGACCTGGAAGATTTCGAAAATGCCATAAGCCATTTAAATACCGCACGAACATTTTTTAAGAATCTTGATGATTCAACCATGCTTGTCTATGCCGAAAAGAACTTAGGCGATATCTTCGTTAAAAGGGAACTTCTGGATAAGGCTTTAATCCACTATCAACAGGCACATAATTATGCTAAGGCTTTAGGGGAACAGGAAGAATATGTCCTTACTTTAATTGATCTATCCGGCTTAAAACTTCAAAGGAATAACATTAAAGGCGCTGAAGAAGATGCTCAAATTGCTTTGTCACTCTCACAGGAAAAGGGTTATGCAAACAGCGAGCAAGATGCTTTTGATCTATTGTATAAAATCGCTCTGAAAAAAGGAAATGTCGAGCAGGCATTAGGGTATCGAAATGAGTATATTGTACTTACCGATTCACTGAATAATGTAGAAGTAAAGGCGCGAGTGGCGGCATTAGAAACCCAGTATGAGACGGCTAAAAAGGAAAAGGAAATACAAAAATTAACCTACGAAAGTCAGTTAAGTCAGGCCGACCTAAAAAGAACAAGAAACGAATTCCTGTTTTTAATGGTTGGCGGGATATTGATCATTATTGTGTTGTTGTTATTTTTTATCACCCGATTTAAAAAAGTAAAAGCAGAGCGTGAAGCACAAACATTACAAGTGGAAGCATTACAAAAGCGGTTTATGGAACTCCACAGCAGCCCCTCCGAACTCTCGGTTGATTTAAATATTGATGAGTTAAATGAAAAGCTTCAAGCCCCTCTTACCCACCGAGAATTTGAAACCTTAAAATTGTGCATTGCCGGCAAGACCAATTCCGAGATCGGAGATCAATTATTTGTTTCGGTAAGCACCGTAAAATTTCATTTAAGGAACGCGTACAGTAAATTGGGTGTGAATAATAGAAAGGAAGCCTTTAAATTTATGTTGGAGTCAATTTAA
- a CDS encoding 1,4-dihydroxy-2-naphthoyl-CoA synthase: MSTPNWKTAKEYTDITYKKSHGVARIAFNRPDVRNAFRPKTTSELLDAFHDAQEDTSIGVVLLSAEGPSSKDGVYSFCSGGDQKARGHQGYVGEDGYHRLNILDVQRLIRFMPKAVICVVPGWAVGGGHSLHVVCDITLASKEHAIFKQTDADVTSFDGGYGSAYLAKMVGQKRAREIFFLGRNYSAQEAYEMGMVNAVVPHDELEATAFEWAQEILAKSPTSIKMLKFAMNLTDDGMVGQQVFAGEATRLAYMTDEAKEGRDAFLEKRKPNFDKKWLP, from the coding sequence ATGAGTACACCCAACTGGAAAACCGCCAAAGAATATACAGATATCACCTACAAAAAGAGCCATGGTGTAGCGCGAATTGCCTTTAACAGGCCCGATGTTCGCAATGCATTCCGGCCAAAGACCACCAGTGAATTACTGGATGCCTTTCACGATGCTCAGGAGGATACAAGTATTGGCGTGGTTCTGCTTTCTGCCGAAGGACCTTCGAGTAAGGACGGAGTATATAGTTTTTGCAGCGGAGGAGACCAAAAAGCGCGCGGCCATCAGGGGTATGTAGGGGAAGACGGATATCACCGTTTGAATATTCTGGACGTACAACGTCTCATACGCTTTATGCCCAAAGCAGTGATCTGTGTGGTACCGGGATGGGCCGTTGGTGGTGGTCACAGTCTGCATGTAGTTTGCGATATCACGCTGGCGAGTAAAGAGCATGCTATCTTTAAGCAAACCGATGCCGATGTTACCAGTTTCGACGGAGGCTACGGAAGTGCGTATCTGGCCAAAATGGTAGGGCAGAAACGGGCTCGTGAGATCTTTTTCCTCGGAAGGAATTACTCTGCGCAGGAAGCCTACGAAATGGGTATGGTGAATGCGGTAGTGCCTCATGATGAATTGGAGGCCACAGCCTTTGAATGGGCACAGGAGATCTTGGCCAAGTCGCCCACAAGCATAAAAATGCTAAAGTTTGCCATGAACCTTACCGATGATGGGATGGTAGGACAACAGGTCTTCGCAGGGGAAGCCACCAGACTTGCCTATATGACCGATGAGGCCAAGGAAGGCCGGGATGCGTTTCTGGAAAAGCGCAAGCCTAATTTTGATAAGAAGTGGTTGCCTTAA
- a CDS encoding C1 family peptidase translates to MRNLLFFFGMLCIAVIAPAQQPYQFTETIDLEATPVISQGRTGTCWSFSSTSFLESEIIRLTGKQIDLSEMYTVRNTYPKKAENFVMRQGKAQFSEGGLAHDVINSVREYGLVPQEAYSGLFANERDHNHAELVAVLEAMVKTYVDNPGRKLSKNWDDAVDAVLNVYLGNNPTTFMYEGKQYTPKSFLEMTGIVPDDYVTITSFTHAPFYSKFILNIPDNWSYGSMYNVPLDEMMAAVDNALENGFTVELDCDVSEQTFSSKDGVAVIPKDSENNIKALQGIYPEMKITQEYRQDEFENFTTTDDHLMHITGMLKDQNGTKYYKVKNSWGTDETRNANGGYVYFSEAYMRLKTISIMVHKDALPKNTAKKLNL, encoded by the coding sequence ATGCGAAATCTTCTCTTTTTCTTCGGAATGCTATGTATCGCGGTGATCGCTCCGGCACAACAACCATATCAATTCACCGAAACGATTGACCTGGAAGCCACTCCTGTAATAAGTCAGGGTCGTACAGGAACCTGCTGGAGCTTTTCCAGCACATCCTTTTTGGAATCGGAGATCATCAGGCTTACGGGAAAGCAGATCGACCTTTCCGAGATGTATACCGTGCGGAATACCTATCCGAAGAAAGCCGAAAACTTTGTCATGCGACAGGGCAAAGCGCAATTTAGTGAGGGCGGACTCGCACACGATGTGATCAATTCGGTGCGGGAATACGGTTTGGTTCCACAGGAAGCCTACAGCGGATTGTTCGCCAATGAACGTGATCACAATCACGCCGAACTGGTAGCAGTACTTGAAGCCATGGTAAAGACCTATGTGGATAATCCCGGGAGAAAGCTGAGCAAGAATTGGGATGATGCCGTAGATGCCGTTTTAAATGTCTATCTGGGAAACAACCCTACCACCTTCATGTATGAGGGCAAACAATATACCCCAAAGAGTTTTTTGGAGATGACCGGGATCGTTCCCGATGATTATGTAACGATTACTTCCTTCACGCATGCACCTTTTTATTCTAAATTTATTCTGAATATCCCCGACAACTGGAGTTACGGTAGCATGTATAATGTTCCTCTGGATGAAATGATGGCGGCTGTTGACAATGCCCTCGAAAACGGATTTACCGTAGAACTGGACTGCGATGTAAGCGAACAAACCTTCTCTTCAAAGGATGGTGTTGCGGTCATTCCGAAGGATTCCGAAAATAATATAAAAGCCTTACAAGGTATCTATCCCGAGATGAAGATCACTCAGGAGTACCGACAGGATGAATTTGAAAATTTCACCACTACCGATGATCACCTCATGCATATCACCGGAATGCTGAAAGATCAGAATGGAACCAAATATTATAAAGTAAAGAACAGTTGGGGAACCGACGAGACCCGAAATGCGAACGGCGGGTACGTATACTTTAGTGAGGCCTATATGCGTTTAAAGACAATTAGTATTATGGTGCACAAAGATGCATTACCTAAAAATACTGCTAAAAAGCTGAATTTATAA